One window of the Actinomycetota bacterium genome contains the following:
- a CDS encoding adenylate/guanylate cyclase domain-containing protein gives MVTAPTVRASLQPYVPRLTLQWLDAEPDQLHREVQASMVFVDISGFTKLSEKLAKLGKLGAEEIAASIDACFAQLLEVAYRDDGSLLKFGGDALLLLFTGDEPAEHAERACRAAAGMRQRLREIGRLDTAGGRVTLRMSVGVHTGAYQMFLVGGSHRELIITGPAVSDLTDMEGAADAGEILVSRATAALLPVSWTGAAKGPGVLLRAAKGDPLDRVSLMPSPPEERLEACIPLATREYLSYGRPEPEHRQVSTAFIHFDGTDEMLERLGPARFAKKLDRLVRGVQLAADELKVCFLSSDVDHDGGKIILTAGAPRVTGDDEERLLMAAHRIVAGERTIPVRIGLNKGHVFAGDVGPTYRRTYTVMGDAVNLAARVMARAEPGQLLATKDVLERSETLFDLTPLEPFSVKGKAAPVEAWSVGAPVGSRSRPGERPDEALDSAPLIGRREEMAALRAALRSATDGRGRLVSLVGDVGAGKSRLVDELRAESTEMRVLRATGESYTSSTPYIAWRELLREMLDIGWEDPADVVLDRLTSAITESDPSLLPWLPLIALTLDVNAPPTPEVEMLAEEFRRAKLHEAMLRFLDVQLAEPTLIEIEDVQYMDEASAALLTHVVEAVGERPWLIVVTRREEGGGFRSSQSPEVLPIEVGPLGPADAIALAEASTEHDPMPPHVIKTLAERSGGNPQFLRDLIRAVAETGSIDELPDSLESAAMARIDRLDVGDRAVLRRAAVLGLSFHPRMLGWLTLDGEPAPEVESLERLGGYFEEDGAGYLRFRHALVREAAYQGLPFRTRRRLHEAAGRALESETEEPEELSGLLSRHFSLAGDDVRAWRFSRLAAERARNAWAYEEAAGLYRRALDAAAGAAVDAMELADVWEAFGLAEEQVGEPHAAMQSYTAARRLVRGDRIREAELLYRHSGVDGRSGRIVPAVRWARRGLRTIEGIIEPRAVACRARLYTMLAGIRVRQGQYAEAIELARHSIRAAEISGEQASLANSCLVIGWALTSQGDSGDEPYLRRALGIYEGLGDLEGQSRALNNLGTSAYWQGRWEDAVELWTRAVETSERAGDALGPAFGDCNIAEVLSDQGRFDEAEARLRRALRVWRGTNDEQGIAYASAQLGRTCIRSGRLGEGLELLHDALARYRTLHVEGDALDAEVWIAEGEVAQGDPSGQRTIARLAAQVEEGSPAQRSLERLVAYAFAQHGDVDAARDQLTEAAQHAREAESPYDLALTLDALVKLEVTDEIALKAMSNERESILGSLGVVRLPEPPLRSRSG, from the coding sequence ATGGTGACCGCACCCACGGTCCGCGCCAGCCTGCAGCCCTACGTCCCGCGGCTCACGCTGCAGTGGCTCGACGCCGAACCGGATCAGCTCCACCGCGAGGTGCAGGCGTCGATGGTCTTCGTCGACATCTCCGGATTCACCAAGCTCTCGGAGAAGCTCGCGAAGCTCGGCAAGCTCGGCGCGGAAGAGATCGCCGCATCGATCGATGCGTGCTTCGCCCAGCTGCTCGAGGTCGCCTACCGCGACGATGGGAGCCTGCTGAAGTTCGGCGGTGACGCCCTGCTCCTGTTGTTCACGGGGGACGAACCCGCCGAACACGCCGAGCGGGCATGCAGGGCGGCTGCCGGCATGCGTCAGCGGCTGCGCGAGATCGGCCGGCTCGATACCGCGGGTGGACGGGTGACCCTTCGGATGTCGGTCGGGGTGCACACCGGGGCCTATCAGATGTTCCTGGTGGGGGGGTCGCATCGGGAACTGATCATCACCGGGCCCGCGGTGTCCGACCTCACGGACATGGAAGGGGCAGCCGACGCCGGTGAGATCCTGGTGAGCAGGGCCACGGCGGCGCTGCTCCCGGTGTCGTGGACGGGGGCCGCCAAAGGGCCTGGCGTCCTGTTGCGCGCAGCCAAGGGCGATCCGCTCGATCGTGTCTCGTTGATGCCGTCCCCTCCCGAGGAGCGGCTCGAGGCCTGTATCCCGCTCGCGACACGCGAGTACCTCTCGTACGGTCGACCAGAGCCTGAGCACCGGCAGGTGTCGACCGCGTTCATCCACTTCGACGGCACCGACGAGATGCTCGAGCGGCTGGGACCTGCACGGTTCGCGAAGAAGCTCGACCGCCTCGTCCGAGGCGTGCAGCTGGCCGCGGACGAGCTGAAGGTGTGCTTCCTGTCCTCCGACGTCGATCACGACGGAGGGAAGATCATCCTCACTGCCGGCGCGCCGCGGGTCACCGGCGACGACGAGGAACGACTGCTGATGGCCGCGCATCGGATCGTCGCCGGAGAGAGGACGATCCCGGTTCGGATCGGCTTGAACAAGGGACATGTGTTCGCCGGAGACGTCGGTCCGACCTACCGGCGGACGTACACAGTGATGGGCGATGCCGTGAACCTCGCCGCCCGGGTCATGGCCCGCGCGGAGCCGGGCCAGCTTCTCGCCACGAAGGATGTGCTGGAGCGGTCCGAGACCCTCTTCGACCTCACCCCCCTCGAGCCGTTCTCCGTCAAGGGCAAGGCGGCACCCGTCGAAGCGTGGTCGGTCGGGGCGCCGGTCGGATCGAGGAGCCGGCCGGGCGAGCGACCCGATGAGGCGCTCGACTCCGCGCCACTCATCGGGCGACGGGAGGAGATGGCGGCCCTCCGCGCCGCTCTCCGGTCCGCGACGGATGGCCGAGGGCGGCTGGTCTCGCTCGTCGGTGACGTCGGGGCGGGCAAGTCGCGACTGGTCGACGAGCTTCGGGCCGAGTCAACCGAGATGCGCGTGCTGCGAGCCACGGGCGAGTCCTACACCTCGTCGACCCCTTACATCGCGTGGCGCGAGCTGCTTCGAGAGATGCTGGACATCGGTTGGGAGGATCCCGCGGACGTGGTCCTCGACCGCCTCACATCGGCGATCACCGAGAGCGATCCCAGCCTCCTGCCGTGGCTCCCGTTGATCGCGCTGACGCTCGACGTGAACGCCCCTCCGACGCCGGAGGTCGAGATGCTCGCCGAGGAGTTCCGGCGGGCGAAACTCCACGAGGCGATGCTGCGGTTCCTCGACGTCCAACTCGCCGAACCGACCCTCATCGAGATCGAGGACGTCCAGTACATGGACGAGGCGTCGGCGGCGTTGCTCACGCATGTGGTCGAGGCGGTCGGCGAACGTCCGTGGCTCATCGTCGTGACACGCCGCGAGGAAGGCGGCGGGTTCCGTTCGTCGCAGAGCCCCGAGGTGCTCCCGATCGAGGTCGGGCCGCTCGGCCCTGCAGACGCGATCGCGCTCGCCGAGGCGTCCACCGAGCACGATCCGATGCCACCGCACGTGATCAAGACGCTGGCGGAGCGTTCCGGCGGGAACCCGCAGTTCCTGCGAGACCTCATCAGGGCCGTCGCGGAGACCGGGAGCATCGACGAGCTCCCCGACAGCCTGGAGTCGGCCGCGATGGCCCGCATCGACCGGCTCGACGTAGGCGATCGAGCGGTGCTCCGTCGGGCAGCCGTGCTGGGTCTCAGCTTCCACCCGAGGATGCTCGGGTGGCTCACGCTCGACGGTGAGCCCGCCCCGGAGGTCGAGTCACTGGAGCGGCTCGGGGGCTACTTCGAGGAAGACGGCGCCGGCTACCTGCGGTTCCGCCATGCGCTCGTCCGCGAAGCCGCCTACCAGGGCCTGCCCTTCAGGACCCGTCGCCGACTCCACGAGGCGGCCGGTCGCGCCCTGGAGAGCGAGACCGAGGAACCCGAAGAGCTCTCCGGACTCCTTTCCAGGCACTTCTCCCTCGCCGGCGACGACGTCCGTGCGTGGCGGTTCAGCCGCCTGGCTGCAGAGCGGGCCCGCAATGCGTGGGCGTACGAGGAAGCCGCGGGACTCTATCGCCGGGCGTTGGACGCCGCCGCCGGTGCGGCGGTCGACGCGATGGAGCTCGCCGACGTCTGGGAGGCGTTCGGCCTGGCCGAGGAGCAGGTCGGCGAGCCGCACGCCGCGATGCAGTCGTACACGGCGGCCCGACGGCTGGTGAGAGGAGACCGGATCCGAGAGGCGGAGCTGCTGTACCGCCACTCCGGGGTCGATGGCCGTTCAGGACGGATCGTGCCGGCGGTGCGGTGGGCGCGCCGAGGTCTCCGCACGATCGAGGGCATCATCGAACCGCGGGCTGTGGCCTGTCGCGCCCGTCTCTACACGATGCTCGCCGGTATCCGCGTTCGACAGGGGCAATACGCAGAAGCCATCGAGCTGGCACGGCACTCGATCAGAGCCGCGGAGATATCCGGTGAACAAGCCTCGCTCGCGAACAGCTGTCTCGTGATCGGATGGGCGCTCACGTCGCAGGGTGACTCCGGTGACGAGCCGTACCTGCGTCGCGCGCTCGGCATCTATGAGGGCCTCGGTGATCTGGAGGGTCAGTCGCGGGCGCTCAACAACCTCGGAACGAGCGCGTACTGGCAGGGACGGTGGGAAGACGCGGTCGAGCTCTGGACGAGGGCCGTCGAGACGAGCGAGCGCGCCGGGGACGCGCTCGGCCCTGCCTTCGGTGACTGCAACATCGCCGAGGTGCTCTCCGACCAGGGCCGGTTCGACGAAGCGGAAGCACGTCTGCGGCGCGCCTTGCGGGTGTGGCGCGGCACCAACGACGAGCAGGGCATCGCGTACGCATCCGCACAGCTCGGACGGACCTGTATCCGCAGCGGACGGCTCGGCGAGGGCCTCGAGCTCCTGCACGACGCGCTCGCTCGGTACCGCACGCTCCACGTCGAGGGTGACGCACTCGACGCCGAGGTCTGGATCGCCGAGGGCGAAGTTGCACAGGGTGACCCGTCGGGTCAGCGCACGATCGCGCGGCTCGCGGCACAGGTCGAGGAGGGATCACCCGCCCAGCGCTCCCTCGAGCGCCTCGTCGCCTACGCGTTCGCACAACATGGCGACGTCGACGCTGCCCGGGATCAGCTCACCGAGGCCGCGCAGCACGCCCGAGAGGCGGAGAGCCCCTACGATCTGGCGCTCACGCTCGACGCGCTCGTGAAGCTCGAAGTGACCGACGAAATCGCTCTGAAGGCCATGTCGAACGAGCGTGAGTCGATCCTCGGCTCGCTCGGCGTCGTGCGCCTCCCGGAGCCGCCCCTGCGGAGCCGCTCCGGGTGA
- a CDS encoding exodeoxyribonuclease III gives MRVITWNVNSIRQRLPRLLALLSRQAPDVVCLQETKVTDADFPIEPLLEQGYGALSHGQGGRNGVAIVSRLPMEEVGRGLPGSPVPDDARVLAARVDDVTVASIYAVNGKEVGDPAYETKLDWYDALVAWLRATIDPAVPALLAGDFNVTPDDRDVYDPELWRGRNLASEPERERLRAVMGAGLVDLGRHAAGDIEGPFTFWDYRMGAFHRGWGLRIDLALGTAPVADRLVSVEVDREERKPTAGEGKPSDHAPVIVTLRD, from the coding sequence GTGCGCGTGATCACCTGGAACGTGAACTCGATCCGGCAACGCCTGCCTCGGTTGCTAGCCCTGTTGTCTCGACAAGCACCCGATGTGGTGTGTTTGCAGGAAACGAAGGTCACGGATGCCGACTTCCCGATCGAGCCGCTCCTCGAGCAGGGGTACGGCGCCCTCAGCCACGGGCAGGGCGGGCGCAACGGGGTCGCGATCGTCTCGCGCCTGCCGATGGAGGAGGTCGGCAGGGGTCTGCCCGGCTCGCCCGTGCCCGACGACGCTCGGGTGCTGGCGGCGAGGGTGGACGACGTGACCGTGGCGAGCATCTACGCGGTGAACGGCAAGGAGGTCGGCGACCCGGCCTACGAGACAAAACTCGACTGGTACGACGCGTTGGTCGCCTGGCTGCGTGCGACGATCGATCCCGCCGTGCCGGCCCTGCTGGCCGGCGACTTCAACGTCACTCCCGACGATCGTGACGTCTACGACCCCGAGCTCTGGCGCGGGCGGAACCTCGCGAGCGAGCCGGAACGCGAGCGGCTGCGAGCGGTCATGGGTGCGGGGCTGGTCGACCTCGGCCGTCATGCCGCGGGCGACATCGAAGGCCCGTTCACCTTCTGGGACTACCGCATGGGCGCGTTCCACCGAGGGTGGGGGCTGCGCATCGACCTCGCACTCGGCACTGCCCCAGTGGCCGACCGGCTGGTCTCGGTCGAGGTCGATCGCGAGGAACGCAAGCCGACGGCGGGCGAGGGCAAACCGAGCGACCACGCTCCCGTGATCGTCACGTTGCGCGACTGA
- a CDS encoding sulfurtransferase yields MELPEMLVEPKWLRARLSADGLDGTVIADVRWVPGGHARERYALGHIPGAVCVDVDTDLAAAPFEGPGRHPLPSPDAFASSMSRLGIGDDSAVIAYDDVGGWVAARLWWMLRVLGRRAALLDLPSLDTWIDGGGSLETGSWGVPTQASFTPSPWPADRVVDADAVGRTLREGSAVVLDVRSGERYRGEDEPIDPVPGHIPGSVSAEWAGNRDEQGRFLDPGALRRRYEGLGVRDDGSAIASCGSGVTAAFGLFAMERAGLGLGRLYEGSWSDWVSDAARPVATGPEPGEPR; encoded by the coding sequence GTGGAACTGCCGGAGATGCTCGTCGAGCCGAAATGGTTGCGCGCGCGACTATCTGCCGATGGGCTCGATGGCACGGTGATCGCCGACGTGCGCTGGGTTCCGGGGGGGCACGCTCGCGAGCGATACGCGCTCGGGCATATCCCCGGGGCGGTCTGCGTGGACGTCGACACCGATCTCGCTGCCGCTCCGTTCGAAGGCCCGGGACGGCACCCGCTCCCGTCGCCGGATGCGTTCGCGTCCTCGATGTCGCGCCTCGGGATCGGTGACGACAGCGCCGTGATCGCCTACGACGACGTCGGGGGCTGGGTTGCGGCGAGGCTGTGGTGGATGCTGCGCGTGCTGGGTCGCCGTGCGGCGCTGCTCGACCTCCCGTCGCTCGATACCTGGATCGACGGGGGAGGGTCGCTCGAGACCGGCTCGTGGGGGGTCCCCACGCAGGCGTCGTTCACGCCGTCGCCATGGCCCGCCGACCGCGTCGTCGACGCCGACGCGGTGGGTCGAACGCTGAGGGAAGGCTCGGCCGTCGTGCTCGACGTCCGCTCGGGAGAGCGCTATCGGGGCGAGGACGAACCGATCGACCCGGTGCCTGGGCACATCCCCGGGTCGGTGAGCGCCGAGTGGGCCGGCAACCGCGACGAACAGGGTCGGTTCCTCGATCCGGGGGCGCTGCGCCGCCGATACGAGGGCCTCGGGGTTCGCGACGACGGCAGCGCGATCGCGTCGTGCGGCTCCGGCGTGACGGCGGCGTTCGGGCTGTTCGCGATGGAGCGCGCCGGACTCGGCCTCGGGCGGTTGTACGAAGGCTCGTGGTCGGACTGGGTGTCGGATGCCGCACGCCCCGTCGCGACCGGACCGGAGCCCGGCGAACCCCGCTGA
- a CDS encoding AraC family transcriptional regulator, whose product MTDHELPSPHLQRRIREVQVFLAANLDRDVDLRAIAHEAALSPYYFTRQFTAFVGVPPYRYLIGLRIDRAQQLLRETELTVTQICHRVGFNSLSHFTTTFHQHTGVSPSAYRRRRDWEQDVRFSPLTRPLVEQPNKRFTV is encoded by the coding sequence GTGACCGATCACGAACTGCCCAGCCCGCACCTGCAGCGCAGGATCCGCGAGGTTCAGGTCTTCCTCGCCGCCAACCTCGACCGGGACGTCGACCTGCGGGCGATCGCGCACGAAGCGGCGCTGAGTCCCTATTACTTCACGCGCCAGTTCACGGCGTTCGTGGGGGTCCCGCCGTACCGGTACCTGATCGGGCTCCGCATCGACCGCGCGCAGCAGCTCCTTCGCGAGACCGAGCTCACCGTCACCCAGATCTGTCACCGGGTGGGCTTCAACAGCCTGTCCCACTTCACGACGACGTTCCATCAGCACACGGGCGTGAGTCCCTCCGCCTACCGACGTCGCCGCGACTGGGAGCAGGATGTGCGATTCTCCCCGCTCACGCGGCCGCTGGTCGAGCAGCCGAACAAACGCTTCACGGTCTGA
- the fumC gene encoding class II fumarate hydratase, whose product MTEHRTESDSLGEIDVGTDRYWGAQTQRSLHHFSIGHAEADRMPLEVIRAQAILKKAAALVNEASGALDPAIAALIVQAADEVIEGRHDEHFPLYVWQTGSGTQTNMNVNEVISNRAIEIAGGDLGSKSPVHPNDHVNMSQSSNDTFPTAMHIAAAQAIVERLLPSVRALRDAIAARAEEFADIVKIGRTHLQDAVPLTLGQEFGGYAAQLDADLERLQFALPGLYELAAGGTAVGTGLNSPPGFAEAVAAKIAELTGLPFVTAPNKFAALAAHDAIVFASGAEATLAASLMKIANDIRWLGSGPRSGLGELVLPENEPGSSIMPGKVNPTQSEAVTMVACQVIGNDTAIKVAGSMGNFELNVFKPVMIRNFLHSTALLADVSRTFREFCIEGLEADRERIQELVDRSLMLVTALAPSIGYDNAAAIAKKAHHEGLTLKEAAIALGHLSEEEYDRQVKPEGMV is encoded by the coding sequence ATGACCGAGCACCGCACCGAGTCCGACTCCCTCGGCGAGATCGACGTCGGCACCGACCGCTACTGGGGCGCGCAGACCCAACGATCGCTGCATCATTTCTCGATCGGGCACGCCGAGGCCGATCGCATGCCACTCGAGGTGATCCGCGCCCAGGCGATCTTGAAGAAGGCGGCTGCGCTGGTGAACGAGGCGTCCGGGGCCCTCGACCCCGCGATCGCCGCCCTGATCGTGCAAGCGGCCGACGAGGTGATCGAGGGGCGCCACGACGAGCACTTCCCGCTCTACGTGTGGCAGACGGGCTCGGGCACCCAGACGAACATGAACGTCAACGAGGTCATCTCGAACCGCGCGATCGAGATCGCCGGCGGCGACCTCGGCTCGAAGTCGCCGGTGCATCCGAACGACCACGTGAACATGTCCCAGAGCTCGAACGACACGTTCCCGACCGCGATGCACATCGCGGCGGCCCAGGCGATCGTGGAGAGGCTGCTCCCTTCGGTGCGCGCGCTCCGCGACGCGATCGCCGCGCGTGCTGAAGAGTTCGCCGACATCGTGAAGATCGGCCGCACCCACCTGCAGGACGCCGTGCCCCTCACGCTCGGGCAGGAGTTCGGCGGGTACGCCGCTCAGCTCGACGCCGACCTCGAACGACTCCAGTTCGCGCTGCCCGGGCTCTACGAGCTCGCCGCTGGAGGGACCGCGGTCGGCACCGGACTGAACTCGCCTCCGGGGTTCGCCGAGGCGGTCGCGGCGAAGATCGCCGAGCTCACCGGCTTGCCGTTCGTGACCGCGCCGAACAAGTTCGCCGCGCTCGCGGCCCACGACGCGATCGTGTTCGCGAGCGGGGCCGAGGCCACGCTCGCCGCCAGCCTCATGAAGATCGCCAACGACATCCGCTGGCTCGGATCCGGCCCCCGCAGCGGGCTGGGCGAGCTCGTGCTCCCCGAGAACGAGCCGGGGTCCTCGATCATGCCCGGCAAGGTGAACCCCACGCAATCCGAGGCGGTCACCATGGTCGCGTGTCAGGTGATCGGCAACGACACCGCGATCAAGGTCGCGGGATCGATGGGCAACTTCGAGCTCAATGTCTTCAAGCCCGTGATGATCCGCAACTTCCTGCATTCGACGGCGTTGCTCGCCGACGTGAGCCGGACGTTCCGGGAGTTCTGCATCGAGGGCCTCGAGGCGGACCGTGAGCGCATCCAGGAGCTCGTCGACCGGTCGCTGATGCTCGTGACCGCGCTCGCGCCCAGCATCGGCTACGACAATGCCGCGGCGATCGCGAAGAAGGCCCACCACGAGGGCCTCACCCTGAAGGAAGCGGCGATCGCCCTCGGGCACCTCTCCGAGGAGGAGTACGACCGGCAGGTCAAGCCCGAGGGCATGGTTTAG
- a CDS encoding ATP-dependent Clp protease proteolytic subunit yields the protein MKETTNYLVPVVVEQTSRGERSFDIYSRLLSERIVFLGTPLDDAVGNLIMAQLLHLESENPDKDINLYINSPGGSMTTLFAIYDTMQYIKPDVSTIVMGQAASAAAVLALAGAKGKRYTLPHARILLHQPYGGAEGQAVDIEIQAKEIVRNRELMNEIIATHTGQPLERVSKDSDRDFILTAEQAVDYGVVDEIITSRGITPELAAVAAADFKD from the coding sequence ATGAAGGAGACAACCAACTACCTGGTTCCCGTCGTTGTCGAGCAGACGAGCCGTGGCGAGCGCTCCTTCGATATCTACTCTCGCTTGCTGAGCGAGCGCATCGTTTTCTTGGGCACGCCCCTCGACGACGCGGTCGGCAACCTGATCATGGCCCAGCTCCTGCACCTCGAGAGCGAGAACCCGGACAAGGACATCAACCTCTACATCAACTCGCCGGGCGGCAGCATGACGACGCTGTTTGCGATCTACGACACCATGCAGTACATCAAGCCCGACGTGTCGACCATCGTGATGGGGCAGGCGGCCTCGGCTGCGGCCGTCTTGGCGCTGGCCGGTGCGAAGGGCAAGCGCTACACGCTTCCCCACGCGCGGATCCTCCTGCACCAGCCCTACGGCGGCGCGGAGGGCCAGGCCGTCGACATCGAGATCCAGGCGAAGGAGATCGTTCGCAACCGGGAGCTGATGAACGAGATCATCGCCACGCACACCGGCCAGCCGCTCGAGCGCGTGTCCAAGGACTCCGACCGCGACTTCATCCTCACCGCCGAGCAGGCCGTGGACTACGGAGTGGTGGACGAGATCATCACCAGCCGTGGAATCACACCCGAACTTGCGGCAGTGGCCGCGGCCGACTTCAAGGACTAG
- a CDS encoding pyridoxamine 5'-phosphate oxidase family protein: protein MTETAPPSDDPLDRPLADAERVALLDLPLPAVFSTVAADGSVHSVPIHFVFIDGEIRFIAEKGSVKVRNALRTGRATLCVTADVDGERRYVTVEGPVRIEDGLDQADLEALDLRYGRDSGSAADEEYADTVTLVVRPDRWLGRADSD, encoded by the coding sequence GTGACGGAGACCGCGCCGCCCTCCGATGATCCACTGGATCGCCCTTTGGCAGACGCCGAGCGCGTCGCACTGCTCGATCTCCCGCTCCCCGCGGTCTTCTCGACCGTTGCGGCTGACGGGTCCGTGCACTCGGTTCCGATCCACTTCGTGTTCATCGATGGCGAGATCCGGTTCATCGCCGAGAAGGGTTCCGTGAAGGTTCGCAACGCTCTGCGGACCGGCCGCGCCACCCTGTGCGTGACCGCCGACGTCGACGGGGAGCGCAGGTACGTCACCGTGGAAGGACCGGTCCGGATAGAGGACGGCCTCGACCAGGCCGATCTCGAAGCGCTCGACCTCAGATACGGGCGCGATTCCGGCTCCGCCGCTGACGAGGAGTACGCCGACACCGTAACGCTCGTGGTCAGACCAGATCGGTGGCTCGGTCGAGCCGATTCCGACTGA
- a CDS encoding sigma-70 family RNA polymerase sigma factor, with the protein MSTDEDARFEAFFKEQFPRVARTTAFVTGDLQEGMDIAQEAMARVYQHWRKVSAMDRPDAWVHRVATNLALSRLRRRRPEKLVTEPPSLQPAPLDDELLDAVRSLSPAQRSVIALRFYLDWSVEDVAEALGKKPGTVRALTHQGMERLRSLLLEETP; encoded by the coding sequence GTGAGCACGGACGAGGACGCGCGCTTCGAAGCGTTCTTCAAGGAACAGTTCCCGAGGGTGGCGAGAACCACCGCCTTCGTTACGGGCGACCTCCAAGAAGGGATGGACATCGCCCAGGAGGCCATGGCCCGTGTCTACCAACATTGGCGCAAGGTCTCGGCGATGGATCGTCCGGATGCGTGGGTGCACAGGGTCGCGACGAACCTCGCTCTGTCACGGCTCCGCCGCCGCCGTCCGGAGAAGCTCGTCACCGAGCCGCCGTCGCTGCAACCCGCCCCCTTGGATGACGAGCTGCTGGATGCGGTCCGTTCGCTCTCACCGGCCCAGCGCTCTGTCATCGCCCTTCGCTTCTATCTCGACTGGTCGGTCGAGGACGTAGCCGAGGCGCTAGGCAAGAAGCCCGGCACGGTGCGCGCCCTGACCCATCAAGGCATGGAGCGGCTTCGGTCGCTCCTGCTGGAGGAGACCCCATGA